A region from the Mycolicibacterium litorale genome encodes:
- a CDS encoding helix-turn-helix transcriptional regulator, with protein sequence MATSKVERLMNLVIALLSTRTFITADRIRQVVAGYADSPSDEAFSRMFERDKNELRDLGIPLETGRVSQFDPTEGYRINRDAYALPAVELTADEAAAVAVATQLWESPELITATQGALLKLRAAGVDVDPAESVAISTATLPGVRGSEEVLRSLLHAIDDGYAVQFGHRPARSEPYTTRTVEPWGVVTHRGRWYLVGHDRDRDAPRTFRLSRIADDVTTIGPPGAVHKPDDIDLRDVVRRAVADWPTGTQARVWVADGRATTLRRQAVIEGPMTLGGRTGEVITVEIGMFDQLAREIASYGADAVALEPQSLRDDVIARLKAQAGA encoded by the coding sequence GTGGCGACCTCCAAAGTCGAACGGCTGATGAACCTGGTCATCGCGCTGCTGTCGACGCGCACCTTCATCACCGCCGACCGCATCCGGCAGGTCGTCGCCGGCTACGCCGACAGCCCGAGCGACGAGGCGTTCTCCCGCATGTTCGAGCGGGACAAGAACGAACTGCGCGACCTCGGCATCCCGCTGGAGACCGGCCGCGTCTCCCAGTTCGACCCCACCGAGGGCTACCGCATCAACCGCGACGCCTACGCCCTGCCCGCCGTCGAACTCACCGCCGACGAAGCCGCCGCCGTCGCCGTCGCCACCCAACTCTGGGAGTCACCCGAACTCATCACCGCCACCCAGGGCGCCCTGCTCAAACTGCGCGCCGCCGGCGTCGACGTCGACCCCGCCGAGAGTGTCGCCATCTCCACGGCCACCCTGCCGGGGGTACGCGGCTCAGAGGAGGTTCTCCGCAGCCTGCTTCACGCCATCGACGACGGCTACGCGGTCCAGTTCGGTCACCGACCCGCCCGCTCCGAGCCGTACACGACCCGCACCGTCGAACCGTGGGGCGTCGTCACCCACCGCGGCCGCTGGTACCTCGTCGGCCACGACCGTGACCGCGACGCCCCCCGCACCTTCCGCCTCTCACGCATCGCCGACGACGTCACCACCATCGGACCTCCCGGCGCCGTCCACAAACCCGACGACATCGACCTTCGCGACGTCGTCCGACGCGCCGTCGCCGATTGGCCGACCGGCACTCAAGCCCGCGTCTGGGTGGCCGACGGTCGCGCCACCACACTGCGTCGTCAGGCCGTCATCGAAGGACCGATGACCCTCGGCGGACGCACCGGCGAGGTCATCACCGTCGAGATCGGCATGTTCGACCAACTGGCCCGAGAGATCGCCAGCTACGGCGCCGACGCGGTTGCCCTCGAACCGCAGTCGCTTCGCGACGACGTCATCGCCCGCCTCAAAGCGCAGGCCGGCGCATGA
- a CDS encoding IS481 family transposase, which produces MVHANACLTPRGRLKLARCVVEDGWTYARAAERFQCSSATAYKWAKRYREGGQDAMADQSSRPHHSPRQLEQRRERRIIKVRFTRQWGPHRIAAHLRLPRSTVEAVLRRYRMPLLRHLDQASGLPVRQPKARRYEHAAPGDLIHVDIKKLGRIPDGGGHRKLGRTVGNRHNAKRGRGYAYLHHALDDHSRLAYSEILADERKETAAEFWVRAKDFFDQHDIVVKRVLTDNGSCYRSKLFAETLGADIAHKKTRPYRPQTNGKVERFNRTLNQEWAYSETYFSDEARAATYQNWLHHYNHHRPHTGIKSKTPIDRLRDHNLPVKNS; this is translated from the coding sequence ATGGTCCACGCTAATGCCTGTTTGACTCCCAGGGGCCGGTTGAAGCTCGCCCGGTGCGTCGTGGAGGATGGCTGGACCTATGCCCGCGCGGCCGAGCGGTTCCAGTGCTCGTCGGCCACTGCGTACAAGTGGGCCAAGCGCTACCGCGAGGGCGGCCAGGACGCCATGGCCGACCAATCCAGCCGGCCGCACCACAGCCCCAGGCAGCTCGAGCAGCGCCGGGAGCGCCGGATCATCAAGGTGCGCTTCACCCGTCAGTGGGGTCCGCACCGTATCGCCGCGCACCTGCGGTTGCCGCGTTCCACCGTCGAAGCGGTGCTGCGGCGCTACCGGATGCCGCTGCTGCGCCATCTGGACCAGGCCAGCGGCCTGCCGGTGCGCCAACCCAAGGCGCGTCGCTACGAACACGCTGCTCCCGGGGATCTGATCCATGTCGACATCAAAAAGCTTGGTCGCATCCCCGATGGAGGCGGGCACCGCAAGCTGGGTCGTACGGTCGGCAACCGCCACAACGCAAAGCGGGGCCGAGGTTACGCCTACCTGCACCACGCGCTCGATGACCACTCTCGGCTGGCCTACTCCGAGATCCTCGCTGATGAACGCAAGGAGACCGCAGCAGAGTTCTGGGTCCGTGCCAAGGATTTCTTCGATCAGCATGACATCGTGGTCAAGCGGGTCCTGACCGATAACGGATCTTGTTACCGGTCAAAGCTTTTCGCTGAAACCTTGGGCGCTGACATTGCCCATAAGAAGACCCGCCCCTACCGTCCGCAAACCAACGGCAAGGTCGAGCGATTCAACCGCACCCTCAACCAGGAATGGGCCTACTCCGAAACCTATTTCTCCGACGAAGCCCGCGCAGCGACCTACCAGAACTGGCTGCATCACTACAATCACCACAGACCCCACACCGGCATCAAGAGCAAGACACCGATCGACCGTCTACGCGATCACAACCTCCCCGTGAAGAACAGCTAG
- a CDS encoding secretion protein EccK, producing the protein MPVSASRAERDAIAGSMRRQSAGDPVQLARRVAAALNAVESMDFGFFWATGVAKDGTILVANSYGIGYIPDGVRLPDGVKMVSADESIPIEERAKWATFPMLALHGWAQHHDVPLRAVVATAEQFDGFDPGAARVILTPEDIPEKGDMAGRSRLEVIAPGAARQLDSVGDAMLGDLLPAAPADTAPPADNTMMLWFEVMKPLMSTAADRGTAHLEAMVNYANHAQDLALHKAQTAADAATQRAAIADWVYWQHISVMSSDAIVVKQ; encoded by the coding sequence GTGCCGGTGTCTGCATCACGCGCCGAGCGCGACGCCATCGCGGGGTCGATGCGGCGACAATCCGCCGGCGACCCCGTGCAGCTTGCGCGTCGCGTGGCTGCAGCGCTCAATGCCGTCGAGTCAATGGATTTCGGCTTCTTCTGGGCGACCGGGGTCGCGAAAGACGGCACCATTTTGGTCGCCAACAGCTACGGGATCGGCTATATCCCCGACGGCGTGAGGCTCCCGGACGGCGTGAAGATGGTCAGCGCCGACGAGTCGATCCCCATCGAAGAACGCGCGAAGTGGGCGACGTTCCCGATGCTTGCGTTGCATGGCTGGGCTCAGCACCATGACGTTCCGTTACGTGCCGTCGTCGCGACGGCTGAACAGTTCGACGGGTTCGACCCTGGTGCGGCGCGCGTGATCCTCACCCCGGAAGACATTCCGGAAAAGGGGGACATGGCGGGCCGGTCGCGCTTGGAGGTCATCGCGCCCGGCGCCGCGCGTCAGCTCGACTCCGTCGGTGACGCCATGCTCGGGGACCTGTTGCCGGCCGCACCGGCAGACACGGCCCCGCCGGCGGACAACACGATGATGCTGTGGTTCGAGGTGATGAAGCCGCTGATGAGCACCGCAGCGGATCGAGGCACAGCGCACCTCGAAGCGATGGTGAACTACGCCAATCACGCTCAGGATCTCGCACTGCACAAGGCGCAGACAGCGGCCGACGCCGCCACGCAGCGGGCAGCCATCGCCGACTGGGTGTACTGGCAGCACATCAGCGTGATGAGCAGTGACGCGATCGTGGTGAAGCAGTAG
- a CDS encoding GMC family oxidoreductase: protein MGDTGTYDYVIAGGGTAGCVLAARLSEDPDVTVCLIEAGPTDVGDDKILVLADWMHLLDSGYDWDYPVEPQERGNSFMRHARARVLGGCSSHNSCIAFWPPAEALDEWVTMGADGWGAAEILPLTERLTKTVQLRDVPPDDPCGAAVLEAAAMVGLPTVAFNRGETVRNGAGWFQINADDDGIRNSSSHAFLHPVLETRRNLEVRTDCWIAEILFDEANAANGVRYQRPDLTGYDTVSARREVILCAGAIDTPKLLMLSGIGPTAHLREIGIPVRVDSPGVGANLDDHVEGLVFWEAARPMVTASTQWWEIGLFTTIDEGMTQPDLMMHYGSVPFDMNTLRRGYPTTDNGFCLTPNVTQGHSRGTVRLRSRDFRDRARVDPRYFTDPDGYDERIMLAGVRLARRIAEQEPLKAWVQRELAPGPDATTDDELLDYIHQCHNTVYHPAATARMGATSDPMAVLDPQLRVKGVSRLRVVDASAMPKLPAVNPNITVMTMAERCADLIRKT, encoded by the coding sequence ATGGGTGACACGGGCACCTACGACTACGTCATCGCCGGTGGCGGCACCGCCGGATGCGTGCTGGCCGCCCGCCTCTCCGAGGATCCCGACGTCACCGTCTGCCTGATCGAGGCCGGACCCACCGACGTCGGCGACGACAAGATCCTGGTGCTCGCCGACTGGATGCATCTGCTGGACTCGGGCTACGACTGGGACTACCCGGTCGAACCGCAGGAGCGGGGCAACTCGTTCATGCGGCACGCCCGGGCCCGCGTCCTGGGCGGCTGTTCGTCGCACAACTCGTGCATCGCGTTCTGGCCGCCGGCCGAGGCGCTCGACGAGTGGGTGACCATGGGCGCCGACGGCTGGGGCGCCGCCGAGATCCTGCCGCTCACCGAGCGATTGACCAAGACCGTCCAGCTGCGCGACGTCCCGCCCGATGACCCGTGCGGTGCGGCGGTGCTGGAGGCGGCCGCGATGGTGGGTCTGCCGACCGTCGCGTTCAACCGGGGCGAGACGGTGCGCAACGGGGCGGGCTGGTTCCAGATCAACGCCGACGACGACGGCATCCGCAACTCCAGTTCCCACGCATTCCTGCATCCGGTCCTCGAGACCCGGCGCAACCTCGAGGTGCGCACCGACTGCTGGATCGCCGAGATCCTGTTCGACGAGGCGAACGCGGCGAACGGGGTGCGCTACCAGCGGCCCGACCTGACCGGCTACGACACCGTCTCGGCCCGCCGCGAGGTCATCCTGTGCGCCGGCGCCATCGACACCCCGAAGTTGTTGATGCTCTCGGGAATCGGACCCACCGCCCACCTGCGGGAGATCGGGATCCCGGTGCGCGTCGACAGCCCCGGGGTCGGCGCCAACCTCGACGACCATGTCGAAGGCCTGGTGTTCTGGGAGGCCGCCCGACCGATGGTGACCGCGTCCACGCAGTGGTGGGAGATCGGGTTGTTCACCACCATCGACGAGGGCATGACGCAGCCGGACCTGATGATGCACTACGGCAGCGTGCCGTTCGACATGAACACTCTGCGGCGCGGGTATCCGACCACCGACAACGGATTCTGCCTGACCCCCAACGTCACCCAGGGCCACAGCCGGGGCACGGTTCGCCTGCGCAGCCGGGACTTCCGCGACCGTGCGCGCGTCGATCCCCGCTACTTCACCGACCCCGACGGCTACGACGAACGCATCATGCTGGCCGGGGTGCGGTTGGCCCGCCGGATCGCCGAGCAGGAGCCGCTCAAGGCGTGGGTGCAACGCGAACTCGCCCCGGGTCCCGACGCCACCACCGACGACGAACTCCTCGACTACATCCACCAGTGCCACAACACCGTCTATCACCCGGCGGCCACCGCGCGGATGGGCGCGACCTCCGACCCGATGGCGGTCCTCGATCCGCAGTTGCGGGTCAAGGGGGTGTCGCGGCTGCGGGTGGTCGACGCGTCCGCGATGCCGAAACTGCCGGCCGTGAACCCGAACATCACCGTCATGACAATGGCCGAGAGATGCGCTGACCTGATCCGAAAGACGTGA
- a CDS encoding putative nucleotidyltransferase substrate binding domain-containing protein has protein sequence MPDEDLERLAAGARVEDFPAGTVVADYTGPVPDDVCMVFEGQVTLHASADGAVIDTVTTGGIFGYTPMLVGEAMPYQARTAVPCRLIRLPAGLVRSQLASPAGLAFLASSAWSATTAARPSGTAGGRAVGELVDTEVLTVDPHTTVREAVTQMTRRQLSYALVRLPDGGLGIFTDRDLRTRVVAAGLTVDVEISRVMSAPARTVTADLTAETVLMEMLESGVRHMPVVTGRGDVVGVLEDADLLAASARQGFMLRRAIGSAADAGELQRVGQRVRGIGGELFRNGTKASAASAILSVVVDSMVRRALEIAMAESGAVTDGFAWLTLGSVARREAMPSSDVDTALSWRDESSCDPARLRAVAARTHSILDGCGLPSDTNGAVASKPGFSRPAGEWRAAAQRWLDDPLRDRGLIMSSLLIDARVVWGDAALHTAAAAYRRVREHPEALRLQLLDALSGRVRTRSLRDVLARRGGTFDLKNHALTPIVNLARWGGLTAGLTTATTPARLAAAAQARAISTQDATTLCDVFVMLQRLRMTHQVDQIAAGHTPGDVVTMSELSPLNRSLLNEGLREIAAVQRRVRQSGIPAV, from the coding sequence ATGCCCGACGAAGACCTCGAACGGCTCGCGGCGGGTGCCCGCGTCGAGGACTTCCCCGCAGGCACCGTGGTCGCCGACTACACGGGCCCCGTGCCCGACGACGTGTGCATGGTGTTCGAGGGACAGGTCACGCTGCACGCCAGCGCCGACGGCGCGGTGATCGACACCGTCACGACCGGCGGGATCTTCGGCTACACGCCGATGCTGGTCGGCGAAGCGATGCCGTACCAGGCGCGGACGGCTGTGCCGTGCAGACTGATTCGGCTTCCCGCAGGCTTGGTGCGGTCCCAGCTCGCCAGCCCGGCCGGGCTCGCATTCCTCGCGTCCTCGGCCTGGAGCGCGACCACGGCCGCACGGCCGTCCGGCACGGCCGGCGGGCGGGCGGTCGGCGAACTGGTGGACACCGAGGTGCTGACCGTCGACCCGCACACCACGGTGCGGGAGGCCGTCACCCAGATGACCCGCCGACAGCTGTCGTATGCATTGGTCCGCCTGCCCGACGGCGGACTGGGCATTTTCACCGATCGCGACCTACGCACCCGGGTGGTGGCCGCGGGTCTGACCGTCGACGTCGAGATCAGCCGGGTGATGAGCGCGCCGGCCCGCACCGTCACCGCCGACCTCACCGCCGAGACGGTGCTGATGGAGATGCTCGAAAGCGGTGTGCGGCACATGCCGGTGGTGACCGGCCGCGGTGACGTCGTCGGCGTCCTCGAGGATGCGGATCTGCTGGCGGCGTCGGCGCGGCAGGGCTTCATGCTGCGACGGGCGATCGGTTCTGCCGCCGACGCCGGCGAACTGCAGCGCGTGGGACAACGGGTGCGGGGGATCGGCGGTGAGCTGTTCCGCAACGGCACCAAGGCGTCCGCGGCGAGTGCGATCCTATCCGTCGTCGTCGACAGCATGGTGCGCCGGGCACTCGAGATCGCGATGGCCGAATCCGGCGCCGTCACAGACGGGTTCGCGTGGCTCACGCTCGGCAGCGTCGCGCGGCGGGAGGCGATGCCGTCCTCCGACGTCGACACCGCCTTGTCGTGGCGCGACGAATCGTCATGCGATCCAGCCCGACTGAGGGCCGTCGCGGCGCGCACCCACAGCATCCTCGACGGCTGCGGGCTGCCGTCGGACACCAACGGCGCCGTCGCCAGCAAGCCCGGATTCTCCCGACCGGCAGGGGAATGGCGCGCCGCCGCGCAGAGGTGGCTCGACGATCCGCTGCGTGACCGTGGGCTCATCATGTCGTCGTTGCTGATCGACGCCCGGGTGGTGTGGGGTGACGCGGCGCTGCACACCGCGGCCGCCGCGTACCGCCGGGTGCGCGAGCACCCGGAGGCGCTGCGCCTGCAGCTGCTCGATGCGTTGTCGGGCCGGGTGCGGACCCGCTCGCTGCGCGACGTGCTGGCCCGGCGGGGCGGCACCTTCGACCTGAAGAACCACGCCCTCACGCCGATCGTCAACCTGGCGCGGTGGGGTGGGCTGACGGCCGGGCTCACCACCGCCACCACGCCGGCCCGGCTGGCTGCCGCCGCGCAAGCCCGGGCGATCAGCACCCAGGACGCGACCACCCTGTGCGACGTCTTCGTCATGCTGCAGCGGCTGCGCATGACCCATCAGGTCGACCAGATCGCCGCTGGTCACACCCCGGGTGACGTCGTCACGATGTCGGAACTGTCACCGCTCAACCGCAGTCTGCTCAACGAAGGGCTGCGGGAGATCGCCGCCGTCCAGCGGCGGGTGCGCCAATCCGGAATCCCAGCCGTTTAG
- a CDS encoding APC family permease, whose product MVIKEPHGASGATVNAHADSGLDDFGYRESLDRSIGKFASFAAGVSYISILTGTFQLFYFGYGSAGPAYLWSWPIVFVGQMAVALCFMELAAKYPVAGSVYNWSKKLASRLVGWTSGWLMLTASIVTISAVALAYQLNLPRLWSGFQIIGDGTGEYDYAANAVLLGTVLILFTTLVNALGVRLMARINSAGVFIELIAAVLIAFLLAINIQHTPEIFFSTNGYGADQSLGYLGAFLVASLASGYVMYGFDTASSLGEETVEPRRTAPKAIARAILASFVIGGAILVFAVMAAPNLQDPALGESSGGLQYIVQQVMWGPLGKVFLVCIVIAVTVCTLAVHTAAIRLTFAMARDNALPFGERLATVNPKTQTPIVPAVTIGIIAVVILVINIEQPKIFTVLTSIAIIMIYLAYLMVTGPLLKKRLQGQWPPADLKEGGYFTMGRWGLPVNIFAVVWGIGMALNLAWPRAAVYGEPWYNTWGAFVYIGVILGAGLLWYAVKGRHHIGCLESHAATTSSGTSVDG is encoded by the coding sequence ATGGTGATCAAGGAACCGCACGGGGCGAGCGGAGCGACGGTGAATGCCCACGCCGACAGCGGTCTCGACGACTTCGGGTACCGCGAATCGCTGGACCGCAGCATCGGCAAGTTCGCCAGCTTCGCCGCCGGCGTCAGCTACATCTCCATCCTGACCGGGACCTTCCAGCTGTTCTATTTCGGTTACGGCTCAGCGGGGCCGGCCTACCTGTGGTCGTGGCCCATCGTGTTCGTCGGGCAGATGGCCGTCGCGCTGTGCTTCATGGAGTTGGCCGCCAAATACCCGGTGGCCGGATCGGTCTACAACTGGAGCAAGAAACTCGCCAGCCGCCTGGTCGGCTGGACATCGGGGTGGCTCATGCTCACCGCGTCCATCGTGACGATCTCGGCGGTGGCGCTGGCCTATCAGCTCAATTTGCCCCGGCTGTGGAGCGGGTTCCAGATCATCGGTGACGGCACCGGCGAATACGACTACGCCGCCAACGCCGTACTGCTGGGCACCGTGCTGATCCTGTTCACCACACTGGTCAACGCGCTCGGCGTGCGGCTGATGGCGCGGATCAACAGCGCCGGGGTGTTCATCGAACTGATCGCGGCCGTCCTGATCGCATTCCTGCTGGCGATCAACATCCAGCACACCCCGGAGATCTTCTTCTCCACCAACGGGTACGGCGCCGACCAGAGCCTCGGGTACCTCGGCGCGTTCCTGGTCGCCTCGCTGGCCTCCGGGTACGTGATGTACGGCTTCGACACCGCATCGTCGCTGGGGGAGGAGACGGTCGAACCGCGCCGCACCGCACCCAAGGCCATCGCCCGCGCCATCCTCGCGTCGTTCGTGATCGGCGGCGCCATCCTGGTTTTCGCGGTGATGGCCGCACCGAACCTGCAGGACCCGGCGCTCGGCGAGAGCTCCGGCGGACTGCAGTACATCGTCCAGCAGGTGATGTGGGGGCCGCTCGGCAAGGTGTTCCTGGTGTGCATCGTCATCGCCGTCACGGTCTGCACATTGGCGGTCCACACCGCCGCCATCCGGTTGACCTTCGCGATGGCCCGCGACAACGCGCTGCCGTTCGGTGAGCGGCTGGCCACGGTCAACCCGAAGACGCAGACACCGATCGTGCCCGCGGTGACCATCGGCATCATCGCGGTGGTCATCCTCGTCATCAACATCGAACAGCCGAAGATCTTCACGGTGCTGACCTCGATCGCGATCATCATGATCTACCTGGCCTACCTGATGGTGACCGGACCGCTGCTCAAGAAGCGGCTGCAGGGACAGTGGCCGCCCGCCGACCTCAAGGAGGGCGGCTACTTCACGATGGGCCGCTGGGGCCTGCCGGTGAACATCTTCGCCGTCGTGTGGGGCATCGGCATGGCGCTCAACCTGGCGTGGCCGCGCGCCGCGGTGTACGGCGAACCCTGGTACAACACCTGGGGCGCGTTCGTCTACATCGGCGTGATCCTCGGCGCCGGACTGCTCTGGTACGCCGTCAAGGGCCGCCACCACATCGGTTGCCTCGAATCCCACGCCGCCACAACCTCGTCCGGGACCAGCGTCGATGGGTGA
- the pafA gene encoding Pup--protein ligase, whose product MQRRIMGIETEFGVTCTFHGHRRLSPDEVARYLFRRVVSWGRSSNVFLRNGARLYLDVGSHPEYATAECDNLIQLVTHDRAGERVLEDLLIDAEQRLADEGIGGDIYLFKNNTDSAGNSYGCHENYCIVRAGEFSRISDVLLPFLVTRQLICGAGKVLQTPKAATFCLSQRAEHIWEGVSSATTRSRPIINTRDEPHADAEKYRRLHVIVGDSNMCESTTMLKVGTASLVLEMIEAGVPFRDFSLDNPIRAIREVSHDLTGRRPVRLAGGRQASALDIQREYYSRAVDYLQTREPNSQIEQVVDLWGRQLDAVESQDFAKVDTEIDWVIKRKLFQRYQDRYNLELSDPKISQLDLAYHDIKRGRGVFDLLQRKGLAARVTTDEEIDAAVDTPPQTTRAKLRGEFISAAQEAGRDFTVDWVHLKLNDQAQRTVLCKDPFRSVDERVKRLIASM is encoded by the coding sequence GTGCAGCGACGAATCATGGGGATCGAGACCGAATTCGGCGTGACCTGCACGTTCCATGGCCACCGCCGGCTCAGTCCCGACGAGGTCGCCCGGTATCTGTTCCGGCGGGTGGTGTCGTGGGGCCGCAGTTCGAACGTCTTCCTGCGCAATGGCGCACGGCTGTATCTCGATGTCGGTTCCCACCCCGAGTACGCCACCGCCGAGTGCGACAACCTGATCCAGTTGGTCACCCATGACCGGGCCGGGGAGCGGGTGCTCGAAGACCTGCTCATCGACGCCGAACAGCGGCTGGCCGACGAGGGTATCGGCGGCGACATCTACCTGTTCAAGAACAACACCGACTCGGCGGGCAACTCGTACGGCTGCCACGAGAACTACTGCATCGTGCGGGCAGGCGAGTTCTCCCGGATCTCCGATGTGCTGCTGCCGTTCCTGGTGACCCGCCAGCTGATCTGCGGTGCGGGCAAGGTGCTGCAGACGCCGAAGGCGGCGACGTTCTGCCTGTCGCAGCGTGCCGAGCACATCTGGGAGGGTGTCTCGTCGGCGACGACGCGGTCGCGACCGATCATCAACACGCGCGACGAGCCGCATGCGGACGCCGAGAAGTACCGCCGGCTGCACGTGATCGTGGGCGATTCGAACATGTGCGAGTCGACCACGATGCTGAAGGTGGGCACCGCGTCGCTGGTGCTGGAGATGATCGAGGCCGGCGTTCCGTTCCGCGATTTCTCGCTGGACAATCCGATTCGCGCGATCCGCGAGGTCAGCCACGACCTGACGGGGCGGCGCCCGGTGCGGTTGGCCGGGGGCCGGCAGGCCAGCGCGCTCGACATCCAGCGCGAGTACTACTCGCGCGCGGTCGACTACCTGCAGACCCGCGAACCGAATTCGCAGATCGAGCAGGTGGTGGACCTGTGGGGCCGCCAGCTGGACGCGGTGGAGAGCCAGGATTTCGCGAAGGTCGACACCGAGATCGACTGGGTGATCAAGCGCAAACTGTTCCAGCGCTACCAGGACCGCTACAACCTGGAGCTGTCCGATCCGAAGATCAGCCAGCTCGACCTCGCCTATCACGACATCAAGCGGGGTCGCGGGGTGTTCGACCTGCTGCAGCGCAAGGGGCTGGCGGCGCGGGTCACCACCGACGAGGAGATCGACGCGGCCGTTGACACGCCGCCGCAGACGACGCGCGCGAAGCTGCGCGGTGAGTTCATCAGCGCCGCCCAGGAAGCCGGGCGCGATTTCACGGTGGACTGGGTTCATCTCAAGCTCAACGACCAGGCCCAGCGCACCGTGTTGTGCAAGGACCCCTTCCGCTCGGTTGACGAGCGAGTGAAGCGGCTCATCGCCAGCATGTAG
- a CDS encoding helix-turn-helix transcriptional regulator, giving the protein MSAVSNRLVRLLNMVPYFQANPRITYAEAASDLGVTVKQLQDDLNQLWMCGLPGYGPGDLIDFEFSGDTIEVTFSAGIDHPLRLTSPEATGVLVALRALVDVPGMVDPEAARSAIAKIEQAAGAAGHDLGDTVTAVEEPAPSESEAAAAVRTAVRDARALMIEYYSASHDVLTSRVVDPIRVVLVADHTYLEAWCRSAEGVRLFRFDRIVDARVLDDPAAPPPPALEAGPDTSLFDADPALPSATLLIDRSASWMFDYYPLRVVRELPDGACEAAMTYASDDWMARFVLGFGSAVRVLEPQALADKVRRSAAAALLAYENDPADG; this is encoded by the coding sequence ATGAGTGCCGTCTCGAACCGGCTGGTCCGGCTGCTCAACATGGTCCCGTACTTCCAGGCCAACCCCCGCATCACCTATGCCGAAGCCGCCTCCGACCTCGGCGTCACGGTCAAGCAGCTGCAGGACGACCTCAACCAGCTCTGGATGTGCGGTCTGCCCGGCTACGGCCCCGGCGACCTCATCGACTTCGAGTTCTCCGGCGACACCATCGAGGTCACCTTCTCCGCGGGCATCGACCACCCGCTGCGGCTCACTTCCCCCGAGGCCACCGGCGTCCTCGTCGCGCTGCGCGCCCTGGTCGACGTCCCCGGCATGGTCGACCCCGAAGCCGCCCGCAGTGCCATCGCCAAGATCGAGCAGGCCGCCGGCGCCGCGGGCCACGACCTCGGCGACACGGTGACCGCCGTCGAGGAACCCGCCCCGTCGGAGAGCGAGGCCGCCGCCGCCGTCCGCACCGCGGTGCGCGACGCCCGGGCACTGATGATCGAGTACTACTCGGCCTCCCACGACGTGCTGACCAGCCGGGTCGTCGACCCGATCCGGGTGGTCCTGGTCGCCGACCACACCTACCTCGAAGCGTGGTGCCGTTCGGCCGAAGGTGTGCGGCTGTTCCGCTTCGACCGCATCGTCGACGCCCGGGTGCTCGACGACCCCGCCGCCCCGCCGCCACCGGCGCTCGAAGCCGGACCCGACACGTCGCTGTTCGACGCCGACCCGGCGCTGCCGTCGGCCACCCTGCTCATCGATCGCTCCGCCTCCTGGATGTTCGACTACTACCCGCTGCGGGTGGTGCGCGAACTGCCCGACGGAGCCTGCGAGGCCGCGATGACCTACGCCTCCGACGACTGGATGGCGCGCTTCGTCCTCGGCTTCGGCTCGGCGGTGCGGGTGCTCGAACCGCAGGCACTTGCCGACAAGGTGCGCCGATCGGCCGCCGCGGCGCTGCTCGCCTACGAGAACGACCCCGCCGACGGGTAG
- a CDS encoding IclR family transcriptional regulator gives MPREDERPAAAVQSVDRALVVLEILAKAGQAGVTEIAAALDVHKSTASRLIAALESRGYVEQVSGRGKYRLGFAIARLARASSGHLDLGRLSQDICDGLTDNLGETTNVAILDENRIVNIVESIGPGEITLRTWVGQSCPAHATSSGKVLLAGLDTADVRARLTDPLASFTPHTLETVDALLSELVTVRERGWATVTEELEVGLNAVAAPVRDANNQVVAALSVSGPSYRMGEETFGEVAKQTIAAADAISRRLGWIDDDTV, from the coding sequence ATGCCCAGGGAAGACGAGAGGCCGGCGGCGGCGGTGCAGTCCGTCGACCGCGCGCTCGTGGTCCTGGAGATCCTGGCCAAGGCGGGGCAGGCCGGCGTCACCGAGATCGCCGCCGCACTCGATGTGCACAAGTCCACCGCATCGCGGCTGATCGCGGCGCTCGAGTCACGCGGCTACGTCGAACAGGTGTCGGGCCGGGGCAAGTACCGGCTCGGCTTCGCGATCGCCCGGTTGGCCCGCGCCAGCAGCGGTCACCTCGACCTCGGCCGGTTGAGCCAGGACATCTGCGACGGGCTCACCGACAACCTCGGGGAGACCACCAACGTGGCGATCCTCGACGAGAACCGCATCGTCAACATCGTCGAGTCCATCGGACCGGGGGAGATCACGCTGCGCACGTGGGTGGGGCAGAGCTGTCCGGCGCACGCGACGTCGAGCGGCAAGGTGTTGCTGGCGGGCCTGGACACCGCCGATGTCCGCGCCCGGCTCACCGACCCCTTGGCGTCGTTCACCCCGCACACCCTCGAGACGGTGGACGCGCTGCTGTCGGAGCTGGTGACGGTGCGTGAGCGTGGTTGGGCCACGGTGACCGAGGAACTCGAGGTGGGGCTCAACGCGGTCGCCGCCCCGGTGCGCGACGCCAACAACCAGGTCGTCGCCGCACTGAGCGTGTCCGGTCCGTCATACCGGATGGGCGAGGAGACCTTCGGCGAGGTCGCCAAACAGACCATCGCCGCGGCCGATGCCATCAGCCGGCGCCTGGGCTGGATCGACGACGACACGGTGTGA